One genomic segment of Gossypium arboreum isolate Shixiya-1 chromosome 3, ASM2569848v2, whole genome shotgun sequence includes these proteins:
- the LOC108464869 gene encoding meiosis-specific protein ASY1, which translates to MVVAQKVKEAEITEQDSLLLTRNLLRIAIFNISYIRGLFPENYFNDKSVPALEMKIKKLMPLDAESRRLIDWMEKGVYDALQKKYLKTLLFCICESIDGAMIEEYSFSFSYSNSDTQEVSMNINRTGSKRHGRAFICNSTTEVTPNQMRSSACKMVRTLVQLMRTLDKMPEERTILMKLLYYDDVTPMDYEPPFFRGCTEDEAHNSWTKNPLRMEVGNVNSKHFVLALKVKSVLDPCGDENDDIEDEEVSLGVDSVQRDESSDSDTEVGESQEDQFIVAPVDKERSEEDNSAVDEDDTQDPVEDEQQLARVKIWIDNLHLDTVELTDVLSHFPDISVVLTEEIMDKLVKEGVLSRSGKDSYTINKQKKSEYEFTVKEETDGQVLIAQKSPKVEDHMYMKALYHALPMKYVSAAKLQKKLDGQVNQTVVRKLINKMTQDGFIEAKGNRRLGKRVIHSNLTEKKLLELKRSLNKDPMDMDCTEPHNKTNHPEMQTTGSKLRDMSTCGVLHSIGSDLTRMRGRSDMNQSEQTISKTRDNGNTPISMAQPIASRESFVPGCENNRVNGNCDEVDTIVCSRSSQDKRGRKASTVKEPILQNMKRQKSQAV; encoded by the exons ATG GTTGTTGCGCAGAAGGTTAAAGAAGCGGAGATCACCGAGCAAGATTCTCTCCTTCTG ACGAGGAACTTGCTTCGTATTGCTATTTTCAATATTAGCTATATCAGAGGCCTTTTTCCAGAAAATTATTTCAACGATAAATCCGTCCCTGCTTTAG AGATGAAGATCAAGAAGCTGATGCCGTTGGATGCAGAGTCTCGTAGACTGATTGATTGGATGGAGAAAG GTGTCTATGATGCATTGCAGAAAAAGTACCTGAAAACACTATTGTTCTGCATATGCGAATCAATAGATGGAGCAATGATTGAGGAATATTCCT TCTCTTTTAGCTATTCCAATTCTGATACCCAAGAGGTTTCGATGAATATTAATCGCACTGGAAGCAAAAGGCATGGCAGAGCATTCATCTGCAACTCCACCACTGAAGTTACTCCCAATCAAATGAG GAGTTCTGCTTGTAAAATGGTCCGTACTCTGGTTCAATTGATGAGAACTCTCGATAAGATGCCTGAAGAG CGTACTATACTAATGAAACTCCTCTACTATGATGATGTGACG CCAATGGACTATGAGCCTCCATTCTTTAGAGGCTGTACGGAAGACGAAGCTCACAATTCATGGACCAAAAATCCTTTAAGGATGGAAGTTGGAAATGTCAACAGCAAGCACTTTGTGTTAGCTCTCAAG GTGAAAAGTGTACTTGATCCTTGTGGGGATGAAAATGACGACATTGAAGATGAAGAAGTAAGCCTTGGTGTTGACTCTGTTCAAAGGGATGAATCTTCCGACTCTGATACTGAG GTTGGTGAATCACAAGAAGACCAATTTATTGTGGCTCCAGTAG ATAAGGAACGATCAGAAGAAGACAATAGTGCGGTTGATGAAG ATGATACTCAAGATCCCGTGGAAGATGAACAACAGTTGGCAAGGGTGAAGATTTGGATCGATAATCTTCATCTTGACACTGTTGAACTTACTGATGTCCTGTCACATTTCCCAGATATCTCAGTG GTTTTGACAGAAG AAATAATGGACAAACTTGTAAAGGAAGGTGTTTTATCAAGAAGTGGAAAAGACAGTTACACCATAAACAAGCAGAag AAATCTGAGTATGAGTTTACGGTTAAAGAAGAAACGGATGGCCAGGTCCTGATTGCTCAGAAATCTCCAAAGGTTGAAGACCACATGTATATGAAG GCTTTGTACCATGCTCTTCCAATGAAATATGTGTCGGCCGCAAAACTTCAGAAGAAGCTGGACGGACAAGTAAATCAGACTGTTGTCCGAAAGCTTATAAATAAGATGACACAGGATGGTTTCATTGAAGCTAAAGGCAACCGTAGGCTAG GCAAGCGTGTCATCCACTCCAATCTGACAGAGAAAAAGCTACTAGAACTCAAGAGATCTTTAAACAAAGACCCAATG GACATGGATTGCACTGAACCTCATAACAAGACCAATCATCCGGAAATGCAAACAACTG GAAGCAAACTCAGGGATATGTCTACATGCGGTGTCCTACACTCCATTGGGTCAGATCTCACACGCATGAGGGGCCGATCTGACATGAACCAAAGTGAACAGACTATCTCAAAGACCAGGGACAACGGAAACACACCCATAAGCATGGCTCAG CCAATAGCTTCAAGAGAGAGCTTTGTCCCAGGATGTGAGAACAACCGAGTGAATGGTAACTGCGATGAGGTAGACACTATTGTTTGTAGTAGATCATCACAAGATAAGCGAGGCAGGAAGGCAAGCACG GTCAAGGAGCCTATCCTGCAGAACATGAAGCGCCAGAAATCTCAAGCTGTTTGA